In Ahaetulla prasina isolate Xishuangbanna chromosome 6, ASM2864084v1, whole genome shotgun sequence, a single window of DNA contains:
- the HPS6 gene encoding BLOC-2 complex member HPS6, with product MKGAVELRQVSDWSDYVRGRWLRELLDQRRSGEPPSRVLTSPDKHHLILLWNQPASQPRLVAFQCLGLDGGDLEKTWKPPQPPVVELLFLESPVATVSWVLAIIWEQGRTEVWRFVPTSGWHLLQSLELCHGARARIVSICSLGDQLVWCEERPPLDAQLSCERRTFQYCICVRGLQVGEQEVQLSTLRVILHNSPVYQVLAKPSGVFLVPTPATFPRIAKFILIWRPEMADIVITAPHSPCVSIKASHAGNDTDFKKLLLSYVGFLESMKNLAVHSCALSSCGELLLIMQTGTIQGVQPNGVWRPIFDFAGGILSSGEQVQLKVFGDILACLLKDTLYLVDLNSRELIENKVLSTERVHFLDSPTVEEEIQLLAQDGIYTLDFSNSDQGCQSESNLVQVVFEEACKYYQRRSLSTSQLTVEKLKKGGMFQAPVALSSILCHSLDSKGRKLRTLPESYTKLLGTMQLELQNYQDLELLKLHVVQASESEVKRYGEALVEQELSRLLHLDLSRENLAYLNVIFAAFPGAFWKAVQNHLQLQENGDGILVARATSDVWKKILGGAAPSPTKQEESPSNGVFPFFELVCLSLLEFKPKWLPHFVELSQQYLGASWTYKSKEGPEGGVPLYKRALAVLPRWARCPVADGEMEIKLLLCSQRPKAILQALDLLIQYGRWQHVMETAEKFSLLSPLLNKEIFINLLGEFSRHRALDPYLDKLWELCPVDMSAADVLSIIQRYLASVELNPFPFAQDGSSQLTIALLKPLLYRLAQSEASQNEIFGHVLQVPSFPPPTPPRNHQSLPKADSQENLTFFQNQT from the coding sequence ATGAAGGGAGCGGTGGAGCTTCGGCAGGTCTCGGACTGGAGTGACTACGTTCGGGGCCGTTGGCTGCGGGAGCTGCTAGATCAGCGTCGTTCCGGGGAGCCTCCCAGCCGTGTCTTAACCAGCCCCGACAAGCATCATCTGATTCTCCTGTGGAACCAGCCGGCCTCCCAGCCTCGACTGGTGGCTTTTCAATGCCTGGGGCTCGATGGAGGGGACCTGGAGAAGACCTGGAAGCCACCTCAGCCCCCTGTGGTGGAGCTGCTTTTTCTGGAAAGCCCTGTTGCAACTGTCTCCTGGGTGTTGGCTATCATTTGGGAGCAAGGCAGGACTGAAGTCTGGCGCTTTGTGCCCACCTCCGGATGGCATTTGCTGCAGAGCCTGGAACTGTGCCATGGAGCCCGTGCTCGGATTGTCTCCATTTGCAGCTTGGGGGACCAGCTTGTGTGGTGTGAAGAGAGGCCTCCTTTGGATGCTCAGCTGTCTTGTGAGAGAAGAACCTTCCAGTATTGTATTTGTGTTCGAGGCCTTCAGGTTGGAGAGCAGGAAGTCCAGCTGAGCACTCTCAGGGTTATCTTGCACAATAGCCCTGTTTACCAAGTCTTGGCCAAACCCTCTGGAGTCTTCCTTGTCCCCACCCCAGCCACCTTCCCAAGAATAGCCAAGTTTATCCTCATCTGGCGACCTGAAATGGCTGATATTGTTATTACTGCGCCGCACAGCCCATGTGTTTCCATAAAAGCCTCACATGCAGGCAACGATACAGACTTCAAAAAGCTACTGCTGAGTTACGTGGGATTCTTGGAATCCATGAAAAATTTGGCTGTTCACAGCTGTGCCCTATCCAGTTGTGGAGAACTGCTGTTGATCATGCAAACAGGCACCATCCAGGGAGTCCAACCTAATGGCGTGTGGCGACCTATCTTTGACTTTGCGGGAGGCATTTTGTCTTCAGGAGAGCAGGTCCAACTAAAGGTATTTGGGGACATCCTGGCTTGCTTGCTGAAGGATACTCTTTATCTTGTGGATTTGAACAGTAGAGAGCTGATAGAAAACAAAGTCCTGAGCACTGAAAGAGTACACTTTTTGGATTCTCCTACCGTAGAAGAAGAAATCCAGCTCCTTGCTCAGGATGGCATTTACACTCTTGACTTCTCAAACTCGGATCAAGGCTGCCAGTCTGAATCCAATCTAGTGCAGGTGGTGTTTGAAGAAGCTTGCAAATACTATCAAAGACGGAGTCTCAGTACTTCCCAACTCACTGTGGAAAAACTGAAGAAGGGGGGCATGTTTCAGGCTCCTGTAGCACTGTCTTCCATCCTGTGCCATAGTCTTGATTCCAAaggaagaaagctcaggaccctcCCAGAATCTTATACCAAGCTCCTGGGCACAATGCAGTTAGAACTGCAAAACTATCAAGATCTGGAGTTGCTCAAGTTGCACGTGGTTCAAGCTTCAGAAAGTGAGGTAAAGAGATATGGTGAAGCCCTGGTGGAGCAAGAACTTAGCCGCCTTCTACACTTGGACTTGAGCAGAGAGAATTTGGCATACCTGAATGTCATATTCGCTGCCTTCCCTGGGGCTTTCTGGAAAGCTGTCCAGAACCATCTCCAGCTACAAGAGAATGGGGATGGCATTTTGGTAGCTAGAGCCACTTCAGATGTATGGAAAAAAATTCTGGGGGGAGCTGCTCCTAGCCCAACTAAGCAAGAAGAAAGCCCTTCAAATGGAGTATTCCCCTTCTTTGAActtgtctgtctttctcttcttGAGTTCAAGCCTAAATGGTTGCCTCACTTTGTGGAGCTATCCCAACAATATTTGGGTGCGTCTTGGACTTATAAAAGCAAAGAAGGGCCTGAGGGCGGTGTGCCCTTGTATAAGAGAGCACTGGCTGTACTGCCAAGGTGGGCTAGATGTCCAGTAGCAGATGGAGAAATGGAAATTAAGCTCTTGCTCTGTAGCCAGAGGCCCAAAGCAATCCTCCAAGCCCTGGATCTCCTTATCCAATATGGGAGATGGCAGCATGTGATGGAGACAGCGGAGAAATTCTCCTTGTTGAGTCCTTTGCTAAACAAAGAAATTTTTATTAATCTCCTGGGGGAATTTTCCCGCCACCGGGCACTGGACCCCTATTTGGACAAGTTGTGGGAGCTCTGCCCGGTGGATATGAGTGCCGCTGATGTCCTGAGCATTATTCAGCGATATCTAGCATCAGTAGAGCTCAACCCATTTCCTTTTGCACAAGACGGGTCATCCCAACTTACTATTGCCCTGCTCAAACCACTGTTGTACAGACTGGCACAAAGTGAAGCATCCCAGAATGAAATTTTTGGACATGTCTTACAGGTCCCATCCTTTCCCCCACCAACACCACCCAGGAACCATCAGTCTCTTCCGAAAGCAGACTCCCAGGAAAATCTAACCTTCTTTCAAAACCAAACATAG